In Sorangium aterium, the genomic stretch CCCCAGCGCCTCGCTGAAGCTCGTTGCCCTTGGCCCGAGGTTCTGCCAGACAGCATCGCGGCTGCAACGTTCCCGAGCGCGCCTTGAAGCTCCTCGCCCTCTCGACCTCGACCCCGCGCGGCAGCGCCGCCCTCTTCGAAGCAGCGGACGTGGACCTGCACGCCGAGGCGGCGGCCCTGCGCGGCGGCGCACTCTCCGCCGCCGGCGTCGCCGCGGCGCCGGCGGCCGGCGCGCGGCTGCTCGCGGCGACGAGCTACGCCGACGTGCACGGGCACGCGGAGCGCATCTTCGGAGCCGTCGACGAGGTGCTCGCTGCGGCAGGCATACCGGCCGCGGCGGTGCAGGCGCTCGGCTGCGACGTGGGGCCTGGCTCGTTCACCGGGGTCCGGGTGGCGGTCGCGGCGGCCAAGGGCGTCGCCCTCGCGCTCGACGTCCCGATCGCCGGCGTCACCTCGCTCGAGGCGATGGCCGCCGCCGCCTTCGCCGCTGGCGCGGCGAGCCCCGGCGATCTGCTGGTCCCGCTGATCGACGCCAAGAAGGGTGAGGTCTTCCTGGCCGCCTTCGACGCGCCCTCGGCGGCGCCTTCGATCCCGCCGCGCCACCTGCCACGCGACGCGGCGTTCGATGTCGTGGCCGAGCTCGCCGCGGGGCGCCGCATCGTCGTCGTCGGCGCCGTCGCCGAGGAGATCGAGGCGCTCCGGCCGCTCGCCGTGCGGGGCGACGCGCTGGATTTCCCCGACGCAACGTGGATCGGACGCCTCGCGATCGACCGGCTCCGGGCGGCCGCCGCGGGCGGCGAGCGCGGGTCAGCGGAGGCCCCGCATGATCCGGCGCTCCTGGAGCCGCTCTATGTGCGCGCGCCGGACGCGAAGCCGGCCGAGCTGGGATACACTCCGCCCCGATGATCAGCTCGCCTGAAGGGGACGGCGTCGCACCCGACGCGGAGCGCGAGGCCTCGAGCTCCAGCGACGCGGAGCGCGCTCCGCCGCCCGCCGCGGCAGCGGAGCCAGCTCGTTCTCGCTCCGTCCCCGCCGCGTCGCACGACGAGCCCGCCGCGTCCTCCGCCCGCGTGGAGCCGGCCGAGTCGGGGCCTGATCCCGAGCGGCTCCGCGCCCGGTTCGGCCGCCCGTTCGAGGCCGGCGACGTCATCTTCCGCGAGGGCGAGCCCGGGACCGAGTCGTACCTCCTCGAGGAAGGGCGGGTCCGGCTCATCAAGAAGGTCCGCGGCGCCGAGCGCAGCCTGATGGTCCTGAAGCCCGGCGATCTGTTCGGCGAATCCGCGCTCCTCGGCGGCGCGGCGCGCTCGTCGACGGCGATCGCGCTGTCCCGCGGGGTCGCGCTCGCGCTCGATCAGGGCACGCTGCAGAACCTCGTCGAGCGCAACCCGGCCGTCGCGATGCGCATCATCAAGCAGCTCGTCGGTCGGCTCCGCGACGCGGAGGACCAGATCGAGATCATGATGCTCAACGACACGCAGTCGAAGGTCGTGAACGCGCTCCTCAAGCTCGCGCAGCAGTCGCGCGCCACCGGCAGCGCCGCCTCGTTCGCGATCTCGCCGATGGAGCTGTCCACCCGCGTCGGCCTCGACGTCGACACGGTGAAGCGCGCCGTCCAGCAGCTCCGGGAGGGCCAGTACCTGCGCGTCGCTGACGAGCGCCTCGAGATCCCCGATATCGAAGCGCTGCGGAGGCTGTTCGGCCTGCTGGGTCTCAAGGACGAGATCCGTGGCGAACAGTGATGAGCAGGAACCGCCTGCGCCACCATCCTATGCCGACCTGACAACTGCTGGAAGCCGAATCGGGATCGTGAGGACGCGCTGCGTCTTCCGGGGAGATTCGCGGGTTGACGTGACAAGCGGCCTGGTTTACTCAGGGGTCCCCGCAGGGCAGGCGAAGTCCCGTCCTGACAATGTGCCGCGCCGCGGCATCGTTCGGCAGCGGATTCAAGATCGCACATGACCTCGCAGCGACACAGGACAGCAGCGACCCGCGCGGGGTGCATCCGCGGCGCGGCCGCTGTCGTGTCGATGGGGTCACTGCTGTCGTTTGCGTCGCTTACGTCGTTTGCGCCGCTCGCGCTCGCGTCGTGCGGCGGCGCGCAGCCCTCGGCGCAGACGAGCGACGCGCGGTCGCTCGCGGAGTATGATCTCGCGCGCGACTCGTTCCAGCGCGGTCGCCTGCGCGAGGCGCTGGCGCACGTCGAGGAGGCGCTCTCGCACGACGAGGACAACGCCGAGGCGTCCTACCTCGGCGCGTTGATCCTGCTCGGCTTCTGCGCGGGTGATGCTCACTCCAGCGACTGTCGCTTCGACAGCGCCGAGAAGATGGCGCGGCGTGCCCTCGAGGCGAACCCGGAGATGCGGGACGCGAAGAACGCGCTGGGCGTCATCCTCGTGCATCAGCGGCGCTACGACGAGGCGATCGCGGTGCTCAAGCCGCTGACCGAGGACATCCTGTACGCCTCGCCGGAGAAGTCGTGGGGCAACCTGGGCTGGGCGTACCTGCTCAAGGGCAGGAACGACGAGGCGATCGACGCGCTACGCCGCGCGGTCGCCGCGCAGCCGCTCTTCTGCGTCGGGCAGTACCGGCTCGGGCTGGCCTACGAGAAGCGAGGCGAGCTCGATCTGGCGCGCGAGGCGCTGACGAAGGCGGTCGAGACCGACCAGCCGGAGTGCACGCGGCTGCAGGACGCGTTCGACGCGCGCGCCCGCATCGCCGAGAAGAGGGGGCTCGTGGACGACGCGCGCGCCGATCTCGAGCGGTGCCGGGAGATCGACGCGACGACGCCGGTAGGGCAGCGCTGCGCTGCACAGTTACAGACGTTGCAATAGGGCCTCGGCGCGCCGCTTTCCGAGAAGTTCCGCGGGGTGCGCTAGGGGGTTGAGCAACGGTTCTCAGGGTGAGTAGAGTGACGACCGAATGACGATGGGTGGAATGGGATGGAGTCGATCGGACGCTACCTGAGACGCACGCGTGAGGCTCGAGCCATGAGCGTGGAGGAAGTCGCCCGCGCCACGCGCATCCCGGTGATCTCCATCGAGCGAATCGAGGCAGATCATTTCGACGACCTGCCTGGCGAGGTGTTCGTTCGCGGGTTTTTGAAGGCGTACGCTCGCGCGGTCTCGCTCCCGATGGAGGAGGTGTTGGCCCGATACACGGCGAGCCGCCGGATCGCGCTGGTGACACCGCTGCCCATCGCGGCGCCCGCGCGCCGCACCCAGAGCAGGCGCTTCGGGGTCGCGATCGCGTTCGTGTTGTTGCTCATCCTCTTCACGCTGGCGCTCAGCATCGTGCTCAGGCCCCGCGGCCACGACATGCCGCCGGAGCTGTCGGAGGGTACCCTCGCGAGGGCGAGTACCTCCCTCTCGGTCTGAGGGCCAAATTTTCGCCGCGCGCTCGCGCGCGGTTCACGTCGTAACCCGCCGGTATCTGCCATGCCTCGATCGGTTCGCCCGCGGACGGAGCGCCTCCGGACCGGGGCGCTCCTGGTCCGGCGTGTACCTTTCGGTGAAGCCGATCTCCTGGTCGGGCTCTTCACCGAGCAGGGGGGGCTCATCTCTGCCACGGCGCGCGGCGCGCGCCGCTCGGCCAAGCGCTTCCCGGCGCTCGAGCCGATGCACCTGCTCCGCGTGACCCTGGAGATCCGTCCTGGCGCGGAGCTCGCCCAGCTGACGGAAGCGGCGATCGAGCGCCCGCGCCTGCGCCTCGCGGGGGATCTCGGGCGCCTCGAGGTGGCCGGGCGCGCGCTGCGCTGGGTGCGGGAGATCGCGCCGGCGCACACCGCCGAGCATGCGGCGTGGCGCGAGCTGAACCAGCTGCTCGACCGCCTCGACGAGGTGTCCACGCCTCCTCCCCAGGCGCTGCTGGCGGAGACCGGCCTGCGCCTGCTCGTCGCTTTCGGCTGGGGCCTCGAGCTCACGCAGTGTGTCCGTTGCGGGCGCGCCTGCGACGCGACGCAGTCGGCCTGCGCCGACCCGGCGCGCGGCGGCCTCGTCTGCCGGGCCTGTGGCGGCGGCCCTGTCGTGTTGCGGCCGGAGCCGAGGGAGCGGCTGCTGGCAGCGATGCTCGGCGGCGCGCCGATCCCGGAAGAGGACGTCCCGCTCGCGCTCGACTTAGTAGAGGGCGCGCTCACCGCCCACGCGAGCGGCAGCTGAGCGGCGGCCGCCTCCTGTGCGGGTGGCCGCCGCTCGGCGGCGCTCCTAGCGGTTCGGAGTCACGCGACGGCTCGCCAGAAGCGGGTCGCCGCGCGGGGGGCTTCGGGCGATCCCTCGATCTCCACGTAGGGCCGGCCGGGCGCGGCGCGTGGGAACGAGAAGCTGCCGGTGTTCGCGTAACCGTCGCCGAGCGCCTCGCGGTGCGTGTGGCCGAAGACGACCAGCTTCGCGCCTGTCGTCCTCGCGACGCGGCTGGCGCTCTCGGCCAGGCGCTCGGCGACCGTGCCGGCGTAGCGGTTGTGCCCGCTCGCCCAGCTCGCGCCCATCAGCAGCGCGCCGAGCCCGAGCGCCGCGGCGCCGGTCCCCCGCGCGCCGAGCCCGAGCGCCGCGATCCCGGCGCCCATCGACAACGTCGCGATCACGCGATCGAAGTACAGCCGCGTGAACGTGCGCGCCGCGCTCTCCAGGGTCGGCGTGGCCCCGAGCCCGACGAGCGCGTCTGCCATCGCGCGCGGCACCCCGAGCTCGTGCGCGAAGCGCTCCATGGCCGCGGCCCCCACCGCGGCCTCGCCTTCCGCGCGGTAGAGCGGGCCGCTCTTCAACATCGCGCCGATCGCCGCGTGGAAGTAGCGGTAGATGACGTAGGGCGCGCGAGGGCCGTACCAGGTGAACGCCGACAGGAACAAGCTGAGCGGCGTCTGATCGTTCGCCTGCAGATAACGGTGCGCGCCGGTCGGCGCGATGAACTCCTCGACGAAGTGAACGCCGAGGCTGCGCTCGCCGACTACGAGCGGGTGAGCGGGGGCGTTGTCCGGATCGTAGAGGTGGCCGTGCTCGAGGTGGATTGCCCCCTCGCGGAAGAACCAGGGCGTCGTCCGGATCCGCGACCGGGCCTCGCCGGTCACCTCGAGCGCCTCCGCCAGCGCCACGGGGAAGTCGGGCGCCCCGACCTCGGCGTCGTGATTGCCACCCGCCAGCCAGAGCTCGCCGCCCCGGTCGAGGTGCTCGGCGAGCGCCGCCCGCGCGGTCGGGTGCGCGAGCAGCGCCTCGCGCAGCGCGCGCGGCCGGGGCATCCAGGGCGACTCGGAGGAGAGATCGAACAGATCGCCCGCGACCACGATGCGTGCCCCCCGGTGGGCCTCCACGAACCGGGCAAGATCGGCGGTCACGTCGCGCGGCGTCTGGCGCACGAGATGGAGATCGGCGAGCACGACCGTGCGGCGCTGCGTCATAACCTTCCTTATTCATCACGTCCGCCCGGGCGCTGCAACTCGCCGCCAGCCGCGCGATCTCGGCTGGTGCCCCCGTGGAGGAGGGCTGCCCACCGAGCTCAGCGCTCATCTGTCGCATCCGTCACCGCTGCCGGGATGCAGCCCTCCGTCACCGTCGCCGC encodes the following:
- a CDS encoding helix-turn-helix domain-containing protein is translated as MESIGRYLRRTREARAMSVEEVARATRIPVISIERIEADHFDDLPGEVFVRGFLKAYARAVSLPMEEVLARYTASRRIALVTPLPIAAPARRTQSRRFGVAIAFVLLLILFTLALSIVLRPRGHDMPPELSEGTLARASTSLSV
- the tsaB gene encoding tRNA (adenosine(37)-N6)-threonylcarbamoyltransferase complex dimerization subunit type 1 TsaB — translated: MKLLALSTSTPRGSAALFEAADVDLHAEAAALRGGALSAAGVAAAPAAGARLLAATSYADVHGHAERIFGAVDEVLAAAGIPAAAVQALGCDVGPGSFTGVRVAVAAAKGVALALDVPIAGVTSLEAMAAAAFAAGAASPGDLLVPLIDAKKGEVFLAAFDAPSAAPSIPPRHLPRDAAFDVVAELAAGRRIVVVGAVAEEIEALRPLAVRGDALDFPDATWIGRLAIDRLRAAAAGGERGSAEAPHDPALLEPLYVRAPDAKPAELGYTPPR
- the recO gene encoding DNA repair protein RecO; protein product: MPRSVRPRTERLRTGALLVRRVPFGEADLLVGLFTEQGGLISATARGARRSAKRFPALEPMHLLRVTLEIRPGAELAQLTEAAIERPRLRLAGDLGRLEVAGRALRWVREIAPAHTAEHAAWRELNQLLDRLDEVSTPPPQALLAETGLRLLVAFGWGLELTQCVRCGRACDATQSACADPARGGLVCRACGGGPVVLRPEPRERLLAAMLGGAPIPEEDVPLALDLVEGALTAHASGS
- a CDS encoding Crp/Fnr family transcriptional regulator, whose product is MISSPEGDGVAPDAEREASSSSDAERAPPPAAAAEPARSRSVPAASHDEPAASSARVEPAESGPDPERLRARFGRPFEAGDVIFREGEPGTESYLLEEGRVRLIKKVRGAERSLMVLKPGDLFGESALLGGAARSSTAIALSRGVALALDQGTLQNLVERNPAVAMRIIKQLVGRLRDAEDQIEIMMLNDTQSKVVNALLKLAQQSRATGSAASFAISPMELSTRVGLDVDTVKRAVQQLREGQYLRVADERLEIPDIEALRRLFGLLGLKDEIRGEQ
- a CDS encoding tetratricopeptide repeat protein: MTSQRHRTAATRAGCIRGAAAVVSMGSLLSFASLTSFAPLALASCGGAQPSAQTSDARSLAEYDLARDSFQRGRLREALAHVEEALSHDEDNAEASYLGALILLGFCAGDAHSSDCRFDSAEKMARRALEANPEMRDAKNALGVILVHQRRYDEAIAVLKPLTEDILYASPEKSWGNLGWAYLLKGRNDEAIDALRRAVAAQPLFCVGQYRLGLAYEKRGELDLAREALTKAVETDQPECTRLQDAFDARARIAEKRGLVDDARADLERCREIDATTPVGQRCAAQLQTLQ